A stretch of Henckelia pumila isolate YLH828 chromosome 4, ASM3356847v2, whole genome shotgun sequence DNA encodes these proteins:
- the LOC140860016 gene encoding uncharacterized protein isoform X2 produces the protein MAKRSKRRPTRHKRNEQMGCMWGLISLFDFRQGRSTRRLLSDRIRVCEQSVGVEHSSTKTTLQGSTEKCEDVAVEAEENTMPLIDVVKPSVKELMEEEMINEQGLKNRRNDSEMCLDQVDVKYGQHKKKNPKRKNRICNNSSDMDISELGIKTYLVPGNFEEVPEPKTANSFDLEMIMEELAKINQRSANYEKPNFNADLGVPRDHAVTVVEEEIVSAIKLFIEQRVSSDGKHLGEERKSCCSREFADALQILSTNKHVFLKLLKDPNSVLVKCIQNLDNARIESGSCLSEEKSINLKSDEFTSRKHRNFFGRKSTSLESDPSGRDKSSQSSSKIVILKPGPEVVRSPEMAVDVRGVLFQSNYLDNKGQNVRNSSQFSFHEIKRKLMHAMGKEKQGISLDGLTVKLSCKHRNGNSGEKGVSGENLAWSSPNRNHFYTEKFTKLSTSFRKGEQAGNLKAKGSAIVDETCQHQRLGVSSIYIEAKKHLSDILNNEDENAESITEQLHKSLGRILSFPDYNSSPCCSPGKHGDGSMFITAHMRLSPRGIATNGQLQENSNNYPSSSIPNLDSQRRISVGTSDDKVESLGMNVDVGVSDDQERCLENQTVIGGTIIADVVEIEEMAESMLYEDNVLTISSESISGDIQNVDFKEGENRESAAKNLEDPSCRSGFVLEDQILSSPTVSPTQSPVSCEVETSDCLHEKMERPSPISVLEPLFPYDDVSPASTKSQLVEKDIPPLHIHFEEQSSASDQGICVRISLEDEESAFEYVEAVLLGSGLNWDEFLSRWLSSHEILDSSLFDEVELFSSRPHHDQKLLFDCANEALKEVCDRYFRCFSGISNHKQNIRPVAKGMDLIHEVWREVEWHVCEHQSPRCLEKLVERDMARSGKWMNLQSDLEVICFEMWETVIEDLVEDIILSCINDASEQPCEV, from the exons ATGGCGAAGAGATCAAAAAGGCGTCCTACACGGCACAAAAGGAATGAGCAAATGGGTTGTATGTGGGGTCTGATTAGTTTGTTCGACTTCCGACAGGGtcgatccactagaagactgcTTTCGGATAGAATTCGAGTGTGTGAGCAGTCTGTCG GTGTTGAACACTCAAGTACTAAAACAACCTTACAGGGTTCAACTGAAAAATGTGAAGATGTGGCGGTG GAAGCTGAAGAAAACACGATGCCTTTGATTGATGTTGTCAAACCAAGTGTGAAGGAACTCATGGAGGAAGAGATGATCAACGAGCAAGGCTTAAAGAACCGGCGAAATGATTCCGAAATGTGTTTGGACCAAGTTGACGTTAAATATGGACAGCATAAGAAAAAGAATCCTAAAAGAAAGAACAGAATTTGCAACAACTCCAGTGATATGGATATCTCTGagttgggtatcaaaacctacTTGGTGCCTGGAAATTTTGAAGAAGTTCCTGAACCAAAAACAGCTAATAGTTTTGATCTGGAAATGATAATGGAAGAGTTGGCCAAGATTAATCAGAGAAGCGCAAACTACGAGAAGCCTAATTTTAATGCTGATCTTGGAGTACCACGTGATCATGCTGTCACGGTTGTTGAAGAAGAAATAGTATCAGCGATAAAGCTGTTCATAGAACAGAGGGTAAGTAGCGATGGCAAGCATTTAGGAGAGGAGCGGAAATCATGTTGCTCCAGAGAGTTTGCAGATGCTCTGCAAATATTAAGTACAAATAAGCacgtatttttgaaattactgAAGGATCCAAACTCTGTGCTAGTTAAATGTATCCAAAATTTGGACAATGCTCGGATTGAGTCTGGATCCTGTTTGTCAGAGGAAAAGTCAATAAATCTGAAATCTGATGAATTTACTAGCCGTAAACACCGCAACTTTTTCGGTAGAAAGAGTACGTCCCTGGAGAGTGATCCGAGTGGAAGGGACAAAAGTAGTCAATCTTCAAGTAAAATTGTCATCCTCAAGCCTGGGCCAGAAGTCGTAAGGAGTCCTGAAATGGCTGTTGATGTTAGAGGGGTTTTATTTCAGTCAAATTACTTGGATAATAAGGGGCAAAATGTGAGAAATTCATCCCAATTCTCGTTTCATGAAATTAAAAGAAAGTTAATGCATGCAATGGGAAAAGAAAAACAGGGCATCTCTCTTGATGGGCTCACAGTTAAACTTTCTTGTAAGCACCGTAACGGGAATAGTGGAGAGAAAGGTGTCTCTGGGGAAAATCTTGCTTGGAGTTCTCCTAATAGGAACCATTTCTACACTGAAAAATTCACTAAATTGTCCACTAGCTTCAGGAAGGGTGAACAAGCTGGTAATTTGAAAGCTAAAGGTTCAGCAATAGTGGATGAAACATGTCAGCATCAGAGACTAGGAGTATCCAGTATTTACATTGAGGCTAAAAAACATCTGTCTGATATACTGAACAACGAAGATGAAAATGCTGAGTCAATCACCGAGCAGTTGCACAAATCGCTGGGTAGGATTCTTTCGTTTCCTGACTATAATAGTTCCCCTTGCTGCAGCCCGGGGAAACATGGAGATGGCAGCATGTTCATAACAGCTCACATGAGATTATCTCCTCGTGGTATAGCTACGAATGGGCAGTTGCAAGAAAACAGTAACAATTATCCGAGTTCAAGTATACCGAATTTGGATAGTCAACGACGCATCTCTGTTGGCACTTCCGATGACAAAGTAGAGTCTCTTGGTATGAATGTTGATGTTGGAGTTAGTGATGACCAAGAACGTTGTTTGGAAAATCAGACCGTTATTGGAGGAACTATTATTGCTGATG TTGTGGAGATTGAAGAAATGGCTGAATCAATGCTTTACGAGGACAATGTTTTGACTATTTCTTCTGAATCAATTAGTGGAGATATCCAGAACGTAGATTTTAAAGAGGGAGAAAATCGAGAAAGCGCTGCCAAAAACTTGGAAGACCCTTCTTGTAGATCG GGTTTTGTTTTAGAGGATCAAATATTATCTTCCCCAACTGTATCTCCCACGCAATCTCCAGTAAGCTGTGAAGTCGAAACTTCAGATTGTTTACATGAAAAAATGGAGCGTCCTAGTCCTATATCGGTTCTTGAACCACTGTTTCCATATGATGATGTCAGTCCTGCAAGCACCAAATCACAACTAG TTGAAAAAGACATCCCACCGCTACATATCCATTTTGAAGAGCAATCTTCTGCTTCCGACCAAGGAATTTGTGTTAGAATCTCTCTGGAGGACGAGGAATCTGCATTTGAATACGTCGAAGCCGTGTTACTGGGCTCAGGTTTAAACTGGGATGAATTTCTTTCAAGATGGCTTTCTTCCCACGAAATTCTCGACTCTTCATTGTTTGATGAAGTCGAGTTATTTTCTAGTCGACCCCATCACGACCAGAAACTACTATTTGATTGTGCTAATGAAGCTTTAAAGGAGGTATGCGATCGTTATTTCAGATGCTTCTCTGGGATATCAAACCACAAACAAAATATCCGTCCAGTTGCGAAAGGGATGGATCTTATTCACGAGGTATGGAGAGAAGTCGAGTGGCACGTCTGCGAGCATCAATCCCCCCGTTGTCTCGAAAAGCTTGTCGAAAGAGACATGGCAAGATCTGGAAAATGGATGAATCTCCAATCAGATCTGGAGGTAATCTGTTTCGAAATGTGGGAGACTGTTATCGAAGATTTGGTGGAGGACATCATCCTCAGCTGCATAAACGATGCCTCGGAACAGCCTTGTGAAGTGTAA
- the LOC140860016 gene encoding uncharacterized protein isoform X1, whose protein sequence is MAKRSKRRPTRHKRNEQMGCMWGLISLFDFRQGRSTRRLLSDRIRVCEQSVGVEHSSTKTTLQGSTEKCEDVAVEAEENTMPLIDVVKPSVKELMEEEMINEQGLKNRRNDSEMCLDQVDVKYGQHKKKNPKRKNRICNNSSDMDISELGIKTYLVPGNFEEVPEPKTANSFDLEMIMEELAKINQRSANYEKPNFNADLGVPRDHAVTVVEEEIVSAIKLFIEQRVSSDGKHLGEERKSCCSREFADALQILSTNKHVFLKLLKDPNSVLVKCIQNLDNARIESGSCLSEEKSINLKSDEFTSRKHRNFFGRKSTSLESDPSGRDKSSQSSSKIVILKPGPEVVRSPEMAVDVRGVLFQSNYLDNKGQNVRNSSQFSFHEIKRKLMHAMGKEKQGISLDGLTVKLSCKHRNGNSGEKGVSGENLAWSSPNRNHFYTEKFTKLSTSFRKGEQAGNLKAKGSAIVDETCQHQRLGVSSIYIEAKKHLSDILNNEDENAESITEQLHKSLGRILSFPDYNSSPCCSPGKHGDGSMFITAHMRLSPRGIATNGQLQENSNNYPSSSIPNLDSQRRISVGTSDDKVESLGMNVDVGVSDDQERCLENQTVIGGTIIADVSNSSSRVVEIEEMAESMLYEDNVLTISSESISGDIQNVDFKEGENRESAAKNLEDPSCRSGFVLEDQILSSPTVSPTQSPVSCEVETSDCLHEKMERPSPISVLEPLFPYDDVSPASTKSQLVEKDIPPLHIHFEEQSSASDQGICVRISLEDEESAFEYVEAVLLGSGLNWDEFLSRWLSSHEILDSSLFDEVELFSSRPHHDQKLLFDCANEALKEVCDRYFRCFSGISNHKQNIRPVAKGMDLIHEVWREVEWHVCEHQSPRCLEKLVERDMARSGKWMNLQSDLEVICFEMWETVIEDLVEDIILSCINDASEQPCEV, encoded by the exons ATGGCGAAGAGATCAAAAAGGCGTCCTACACGGCACAAAAGGAATGAGCAAATGGGTTGTATGTGGGGTCTGATTAGTTTGTTCGACTTCCGACAGGGtcgatccactagaagactgcTTTCGGATAGAATTCGAGTGTGTGAGCAGTCTGTCG GTGTTGAACACTCAAGTACTAAAACAACCTTACAGGGTTCAACTGAAAAATGTGAAGATGTGGCGGTG GAAGCTGAAGAAAACACGATGCCTTTGATTGATGTTGTCAAACCAAGTGTGAAGGAACTCATGGAGGAAGAGATGATCAACGAGCAAGGCTTAAAGAACCGGCGAAATGATTCCGAAATGTGTTTGGACCAAGTTGACGTTAAATATGGACAGCATAAGAAAAAGAATCCTAAAAGAAAGAACAGAATTTGCAACAACTCCAGTGATATGGATATCTCTGagttgggtatcaaaacctacTTGGTGCCTGGAAATTTTGAAGAAGTTCCTGAACCAAAAACAGCTAATAGTTTTGATCTGGAAATGATAATGGAAGAGTTGGCCAAGATTAATCAGAGAAGCGCAAACTACGAGAAGCCTAATTTTAATGCTGATCTTGGAGTACCACGTGATCATGCTGTCACGGTTGTTGAAGAAGAAATAGTATCAGCGATAAAGCTGTTCATAGAACAGAGGGTAAGTAGCGATGGCAAGCATTTAGGAGAGGAGCGGAAATCATGTTGCTCCAGAGAGTTTGCAGATGCTCTGCAAATATTAAGTACAAATAAGCacgtatttttgaaattactgAAGGATCCAAACTCTGTGCTAGTTAAATGTATCCAAAATTTGGACAATGCTCGGATTGAGTCTGGATCCTGTTTGTCAGAGGAAAAGTCAATAAATCTGAAATCTGATGAATTTACTAGCCGTAAACACCGCAACTTTTTCGGTAGAAAGAGTACGTCCCTGGAGAGTGATCCGAGTGGAAGGGACAAAAGTAGTCAATCTTCAAGTAAAATTGTCATCCTCAAGCCTGGGCCAGAAGTCGTAAGGAGTCCTGAAATGGCTGTTGATGTTAGAGGGGTTTTATTTCAGTCAAATTACTTGGATAATAAGGGGCAAAATGTGAGAAATTCATCCCAATTCTCGTTTCATGAAATTAAAAGAAAGTTAATGCATGCAATGGGAAAAGAAAAACAGGGCATCTCTCTTGATGGGCTCACAGTTAAACTTTCTTGTAAGCACCGTAACGGGAATAGTGGAGAGAAAGGTGTCTCTGGGGAAAATCTTGCTTGGAGTTCTCCTAATAGGAACCATTTCTACACTGAAAAATTCACTAAATTGTCCACTAGCTTCAGGAAGGGTGAACAAGCTGGTAATTTGAAAGCTAAAGGTTCAGCAATAGTGGATGAAACATGTCAGCATCAGAGACTAGGAGTATCCAGTATTTACATTGAGGCTAAAAAACATCTGTCTGATATACTGAACAACGAAGATGAAAATGCTGAGTCAATCACCGAGCAGTTGCACAAATCGCTGGGTAGGATTCTTTCGTTTCCTGACTATAATAGTTCCCCTTGCTGCAGCCCGGGGAAACATGGAGATGGCAGCATGTTCATAACAGCTCACATGAGATTATCTCCTCGTGGTATAGCTACGAATGGGCAGTTGCAAGAAAACAGTAACAATTATCCGAGTTCAAGTATACCGAATTTGGATAGTCAACGACGCATCTCTGTTGGCACTTCCGATGACAAAGTAGAGTCTCTTGGTATGAATGTTGATGTTGGAGTTAGTGATGACCAAGAACGTTGTTTGGAAAATCAGACCGTTATTGGAGGAACTATTATTGCTGATG TTTCAAATTCATCTTCGAGAGTTGTGGAGATTGAAGAAATGGCTGAATCAATGCTTTACGAGGACAATGTTTTGACTATTTCTTCTGAATCAATTAGTGGAGATATCCAGAACGTAGATTTTAAAGAGGGAGAAAATCGAGAAAGCGCTGCCAAAAACTTGGAAGACCCTTCTTGTAGATCG GGTTTTGTTTTAGAGGATCAAATATTATCTTCCCCAACTGTATCTCCCACGCAATCTCCAGTAAGCTGTGAAGTCGAAACTTCAGATTGTTTACATGAAAAAATGGAGCGTCCTAGTCCTATATCGGTTCTTGAACCACTGTTTCCATATGATGATGTCAGTCCTGCAAGCACCAAATCACAACTAG TTGAAAAAGACATCCCACCGCTACATATCCATTTTGAAGAGCAATCTTCTGCTTCCGACCAAGGAATTTGTGTTAGAATCTCTCTGGAGGACGAGGAATCTGCATTTGAATACGTCGAAGCCGTGTTACTGGGCTCAGGTTTAAACTGGGATGAATTTCTTTCAAGATGGCTTTCTTCCCACGAAATTCTCGACTCTTCATTGTTTGATGAAGTCGAGTTATTTTCTAGTCGACCCCATCACGACCAGAAACTACTATTTGATTGTGCTAATGAAGCTTTAAAGGAGGTATGCGATCGTTATTTCAGATGCTTCTCTGGGATATCAAACCACAAACAAAATATCCGTCCAGTTGCGAAAGGGATGGATCTTATTCACGAGGTATGGAGAGAAGTCGAGTGGCACGTCTGCGAGCATCAATCCCCCCGTTGTCTCGAAAAGCTTGTCGAAAGAGACATGGCAAGATCTGGAAAATGGATGAATCTCCAATCAGATCTGGAGGTAATCTGTTTCGAAATGTGGGAGACTGTTATCGAAGATTTGGTGGAGGACATCATCCTCAGCTGCATAAACGATGCCTCGGAACAGCCTTGTGAAGTGTAA